In Hydra vulgaris chromosome 06, alternate assembly HydraT2T_AEP, a genomic segment contains:
- the LOC136081290 gene encoding uncharacterized protein LOC136081290, with protein MTASWNETTLPTLLLNYKLENIFNADEFGLFYQCLPNKIYHLSREKCFGGKNSKVRLIGIAAGSATGEKLPMFVIGKSKNPPCFKHIKQLPCTYKNQLKSWMTGDLFTEWAVDNNEPMPKISILQAMKDLVSSWNAVSKETVINCFKKAGISKTNKSIEEADDDHSFKFLTEELNHLRELDPRAVQEDLSAESYIGLDCDVVTTGSLATDAEIIAQILDPNFENDDNEVEDSVDEAIDVEAPPRPSDIQLEIAFETIQNASLYSSKYGNAIQSLALKLEDLMKMEKMDNLKQYQITDFFQKL; from the exons ATGACTGCTTCGTGGAATGAAACTACACTTCCAACATTGCTTTTGAATTACAAGcttgaaaacattttcaatgccgATGAGTTTGGACTATTTTACCAGTGCCTACCAAACAAAATATACCATTTATCACGAGAAAAATGTTTTGGGggaaaaaatagtaaagtcAGACTAATAGGCATAGCAGCAGGGAGTGCAACGGGAGAAAAATTACCTATGTTTGTTATTGGAAAATCTAAAAACCCACCGTGTTTTAAACACATTAAACAACTTCCTTGCACATataaaaatcagctaaaaagTTGGATGACCGGAGACCTTTTTACAGAATGG GCTGTCGATAATAACGAACCAATGCCAAAAATTTCTATACTTCAAGCAATGAAAGATCTTGTTTCTTCGTGGAATGCTGTGTCGAAGGAGACTGTCatcaactgctttaaaaaagctggtatcagcaaaacaaacaaGAGTATTGAAGAAGCTGATGATGatcattcttttaaatttttgacagaAGAACTTAACCATTTGCGAGAGTTAGATCCTCGTGCCGTCCAAGAAGATCTCTCAGCGGAATCTTACATTGGTTTAGATTGCGATGTAGTAACCACCGGTTCACTTGCTACTGATGCTGAAATCATTGCTCAGATTTTAGACCCTAATTTTGAAAACGACGATAATGAAGTTGAAGATAGCGTTGACGAAGCTATTGACGTCGAAGCCCCACCACGCCCATCTGATATTCAACTAGAAATTGCTTTTGAAACAATTCAAAATGCTTCGCTATACAGCTCAAAATACGGAAATGCAATACAATCCCTAGCACTAAAACTTGAGGATTTAATGAAGATGGAAAAGATGgataatttaaagcaatatcagataacagattttttccaaaagttgtag